The proteins below come from a single Eubacterium limosum genomic window:
- a CDS encoding ABC transporter substrate-binding protein codes for MNKFVKGILGVILSATVAGTTLAGCSSTGTGGAGSDSAVNASSGKLDPDNPTEITFYSYSLGYPTMKSGMEHLISSFNETVGKEKGVVVKGVVDNNMSQNSADIAAGMEVDIVQHAFGMLDASRLNLGFKSYEELFPADELTEHTGQMIPNALELGKIDGQMYGLAFTFSTPILYINKGLFEQAGLDTTNLPKTWDDVYKAAVQIKEKTGKDGFGLAPDNGWISEGLIFSNGGEVLSSDKTEAKFDSPEAVEAYEMWNKLYSSGAAVKGSDKDVMDAFMAGNVAMNLQSTSLLSGYQSAAKAGGWELLGAEMPQFGDKASVPVNSGSCLAVRSDDPTKSAAEWEFIKYATGKEGYTIITSEIGYLPLRMDITEDPAYLKDFVDANPIVKTNLKQLERIKPVTIWPGTGAKEEYQVFLDATVKSITEGNVQTVLSDAAKQMNDLLKNN; via the coding sequence ATGAATAAATTTGTTAAGGGCATTTTAGGCGTTATTTTGTCGGCAACGGTCGCAGGCACAACTCTGGCAGGCTGCAGCAGTACAGGCACTGGAGGAGCCGGCAGCGATTCAGCGGTCAACGCGTCATCAGGAAAGCTTGATCCTGATAATCCCACCGAGATTACCTTTTATTCTTACAGCCTGGGATACCCAACCATGAAGTCTGGCATGGAGCATTTGATCAGCAGCTTTAATGAGACAGTCGGTAAGGAAAAGGGGGTTGTTGTTAAGGGCGTTGTGGACAACAACATGAGCCAGAACAGCGCGGATATCGCCGCGGGTATGGAGGTGGATATTGTCCAGCACGCTTTTGGAATGCTGGACGCTTCCCGGCTGAACCTTGGCTTTAAATCCTATGAAGAGTTGTTTCCTGCGGATGAGCTGACAGAGCATACAGGTCAGATGATTCCAAATGCTCTGGAACTCGGGAAAATTGACGGGCAGATGTACGGGCTGGCCTTTACCTTCAGCACACCGATCCTCTACATCAACAAAGGGCTTTTTGAACAGGCAGGCCTGGATACAACAAATCTGCCAAAGACTTGGGATGACGTCTACAAAGCAGCGGTACAGATCAAGGAAAAAACCGGTAAAGATGGCTTTGGCCTCGCGCCGGATAATGGCTGGATCAGCGAGGGACTGATCTTTTCAAACGGTGGCGAGGTGCTGAGCAGCGATAAAACCGAGGCGAAGTTTGACAGCCCAGAAGCTGTTGAGGCTTATGAAATGTGGAATAAGCTCTACAGCAGCGGCGCAGCGGTAAAAGGCAGCGACAAGGATGTCATGGATGCTTTTATGGCTGGCAACGTGGCCATGAATCTCCAGTCCACTTCTCTGCTCAGCGGTTATCAGAGCGCGGCAAAGGCCGGCGGCTGGGAGCTGTTAGGCGCAGAAATGCCGCAGTTTGGTGATAAAGCCTCTGTTCCGGTAAATTCCGGGAGTTGCCTGGCCGTCCGTTCAGATGATCCGACCAAGTCTGCGGCCGAATGGGAGTTTATCAAGTACGCTACCGGAAAGGAAGGATACACCATCATCACTTCTGAAATCGGCTATCTGCCGCTGAGAATGGATATTACCGAAGATCCGGCTTATCTCAAGGATTTTGTGGACGCGAACCCCATTGTCAAAACAAACCTGAAGCAGCTTGAAAGAATCAAACCAGTGACCATCTGGCCAGGAACTGGAGCAAAGGAAGAGTATCAGGTATTCCTTGACGCTACTGTCAAGTCCATCACTGAAGGCAATGTTCAGACTGTTTTATCGGACGCGGCTAAGCAGATGAATGACCTTCTAAAGAACAATTAA
- a CDS encoding carbohydrate ABC transporter permease has translation MKNFLKLPAQVYTLAPDIERAGERIKPRPKFKFNYKPWLFLLPALVLIAFWLYRPLAETVYYAFHSWGMVPGTMPRFVGISNFTKLLTSKDFFTSIGNTVFYIVGLLPFSVIIPLFLASATNDLPSKAKNFYRALFFIPMIMAPVATATIWRWLLNPSSGLINQLIVGLGISDTNISFFLTEGVARMTILLITGWKMIGFSTLMFSAALTGINRDYFEAARLDGASKLRQFTTITLPLISPTVIFMLMMSILFASQWTFAYIDLLTQGGPYGTTTNIYYEMYKYGFSSLNVGMSSASAVIFFIIFGIIALLLNRLSARFVFYDN, from the coding sequence ATGAAAAATTTTTTAAAGCTTCCGGCCCAGGTTTATACCCTGGCGCCGGATATTGAAAGGGCAGGGGAGCGGATAAAGCCAAGGCCAAAATTTAAGTTTAACTATAAACCCTGGCTGTTTTTGCTGCCCGCTCTTGTGCTCATTGCCTTCTGGCTCTACAGGCCTCTGGCAGAGACTGTCTATTACGCCTTTCACAGCTGGGGCATGGTGCCGGGAACCATGCCGAGGTTTGTAGGTATCTCCAATTTTACCAAGCTGCTGACCAGCAAGGATTTCTTTACCTCCATTGGAAACACTGTCTTTTATATCGTTGGCCTGCTGCCTTTCTCAGTGATTATTCCGCTGTTTCTGGCGTCTGCCACCAATGACCTTCCTTCAAAAGCCAAGAATTTTTACCGCGCCCTGTTCTTTATTCCCATGATTATGGCGCCGGTTGCCACAGCCACCATCTGGCGCTGGCTGCTGAACCCCAGCAGCGGACTCATCAATCAGCTCATCGTGGGTCTGGGAATCAGTGATACCAACATCTCCTTTTTCCTGACAGAAGGCGTGGCGCGCATGACGATTCTGCTCATCACAGGCTGGAAAATGATTGGTTTCAGCACCTTGATGTTTTCGGCGGCACTGACAGGGATTAACCGGGATTACTTTGAGGCGGCCCGTCTTGACGGAGCCTCCAAGCTGCGCCAGTTTACGACTATTACCCTGCCGCTGATCTCGCCCACTGTCATTTTTATGCTGATGATGAGTATTCTCTTTGCCAGCCAGTGGACCTTCGCCTACATCGATCTGCTGACGCAGGGAGGCCCGTACGGTACCACCACCAATATTTACTATGAGATGTACAAGTATGGCTTTTCATCCCTGAATGTGGGCATGAGCTCAGCCTCGGCGGTAATCTTCTTTATTATTTTCGGGATCATCGCCCTGCTGTTAAACCGGCTTTCGGCCAGGTTTGTATTTTATGATAATTAG
- a CDS encoding tyrosine-protein phosphatase — translation MLDYKEYQIELDGCHNFRDLGGFPGTDGATCYEVAYRADALGELSERDVTCMKDLGISTIIDLRTPEERSAVPDVIASDADFDYITLSLMNQSAADLEDITQLPTLTELYIDLLENQPAGFKKIGQIILNAPGGVVFHCTAGKDRTGVTAALLLGLAGVDRRLIVDSYAKSAELMREKFRRMQPPGLQKSEAMDLVAARLLGSEPEYMEKTLDYLERYFKSARQYFLEAGLSAGETEDLKERLVRGV, via the coding sequence ATGCTTGACTATAAAGAATACCAGATCGAATTGGATGGATGTCATAATTTTCGAGATCTCGGCGGTTTTCCAGGGACAGACGGCGCTACCTGTTATGAGGTAGCCTACCGGGCGGACGCTCTGGGTGAGCTGTCTGAGCGGGATGTTACCTGCATGAAGGATTTGGGAATATCCACAATCATTGACCTGAGAACGCCAGAGGAGCGGAGCGCAGTGCCGGACGTGATAGCTTCAGATGCGGATTTTGACTATATTACACTGTCCCTTATGAACCAGAGCGCGGCTGATTTAGAGGATATCACACAACTGCCAACACTGACGGAATTATACATTGACCTGCTGGAAAACCAGCCCGCTGGATTTAAAAAAATTGGTCAGATTATTTTAAATGCGCCCGGCGGCGTGGTGTTCCACTGCACTGCGGGTAAAGACCGAACCGGAGTGACCGCAGCGCTGCTGCTGGGACTTGCGGGCGTAGACCGGCGGCTCATAGTGGACAGCTACGCTAAAAGTGCAGAGCTCATGCGTGAAAAATTTCGGCGGATGCAGCCTCCGGGGCTCCAGAAAAGTGAGGCGATGGACCTGGTGGCAGCGCGGCTTTTGGGTTCAGAACCCGAATATATGGAAAAAACGCTGGACTATCTGGAACGGTATTTCAAAAGCGCGAGACAGTATTTTCTGGAAGCCGGCCTTTCTGCCGGAGAGACAGAAGACCTGAAGGAAAGGCTTGTGAGAGGAGTATAA
- a CDS encoding carbohydrate ABC transporter permease, whose translation MKATTIKASRKASAGVKHALLILLSFIAVFPLYWMIVSSFKNEAEIFGSALLPAAPTFNNYIYAFQSMPIWRMLGNSIVMSVLMTTLQLCTSLLAAYALTRWDFKGKKLIYGLLSLCWLIPVQAIMIPNYVTIVNMGLKENLLGIVLPTAATAFAILNLFQVFEAFPKALIDAARMDGDSEWGILSRVILPNIKASVASLGILLFINSWNDYMWPMLITSKLENAPIQIGLRTFVSSDTNMWGALMAATTISCIPILLLYLFMQRQIVDSFVKWGIK comes from the coding sequence ATGAAAGCAACAACCATAAAAGCCAGCCGCAAGGCCTCGGCCGGAGTAAAGCACGCGCTGCTGATCCTGCTCAGCTTTATCGCGGTGTTTCCCCTGTACTGGATGATTGTCTCCTCCTTTAAAAATGAAGCGGAGATTTTTGGCTCGGCACTGCTGCCCGCAGCGCCGACCTTCAATAATTATATCTATGCCTTTCAGAGTATGCCTATCTGGCGGATGCTTGGCAATTCGATTGTCATGTCGGTCTTGATGACGACGCTACAGCTGTGCACTAGCCTGCTGGCGGCCTATGCGCTGACACGTTGGGATTTCAAAGGTAAAAAGCTGATCTACGGGCTGCTGAGCCTATGCTGGCTCATACCTGTTCAGGCCATCATGATTCCCAACTATGTGACCATTGTCAATATGGGGCTGAAGGAAAACCTGCTGGGAATTGTGCTGCCGACAGCGGCCACAGCCTTTGCGATTCTGAATCTCTTTCAGGTTTTTGAGGCCTTTCCCAAAGCGCTCATCGACGCAGCCCGCATGGACGGCGACAGTGAGTGGGGAATTCTGAGCCGCGTTATCCTGCCAAATATTAAGGCTTCTGTAGCCTCCCTGGGAATTTTACTGTTTATCAATTCCTGGAACGATTATATGTGGCCTATGCTCATTACATCAAAGCTGGAGAATGCCCCAATACAGATTGGCCTGCGGACTTTTGTCAGCTCAGACACCAATATGTGGGGGGCTTTGATGGCAGCCACTACAATTTCATGTATTCCCATTCTGCTGCTCTATCTTTTTATGCAGCGGCAGATTGTCGACTCTTTTGTGAAATGGGGGATTAAGTAA
- a CDS encoding metallophosphoesterase family protein, with amino-acid sequence MMKTITFAHLSDLHILKDYGNSMFKDMVGHMEKKPCEVLEGISGWLRENAGKLDFVLLTGDLVHEGGADEYRYLKMLLEEYFDGTPVCPVLGNHDRVAAFHEGYENSEPGTEPVYYAREFDGLQLIVLDSSVGCDATHHSGRFDEAQFVFLEKALEKKMPRGHIVAFHHPAFDEWADERVSAFGVEGSERLGEIISGKNVLALLSGHTHENINTTFYGVPAYTAESTAFGVAINEKGMYMTPAAGFNLCTVTDRTLRVETLSYPPNDQPITEPIPLEALGQMMKNA; translated from the coding sequence ATGATGAAGACAATCACTTTCGCACATCTTTCCGATCTGCACATTCTAAAGGACTATGGCAACTCGATGTTTAAGGACATGGTGGGCCATATGGAAAAAAAGCCCTGCGAGGTTCTTGAAGGAATTTCCGGCTGGCTCAGGGAAAACGCCGGAAAACTGGACTTTGTTCTCTTGACAGGCGACCTGGTTCATGAGGGCGGAGCAGATGAATACCGTTACCTGAAAATGCTCCTGGAAGAATATTTCGACGGCACGCCGGTCTGTCCGGTTCTTGGAAATCATGACAGAGTGGCAGCTTTCCATGAGGGCTATGAAAACAGTGAGCCGGGCACAGAACCTGTATACTACGCGAGAGAATTTGACGGGCTCCAGCTCATCGTACTGGACTCCAGCGTTGGCTGTGATGCCACGCATCATTCCGGGCGCTTTGACGAGGCGCAGTTTGTATTCCTTGAAAAGGCACTGGAAAAGAAGATGCCCCGCGGGCATATTGTCGCTTTTCACCACCCGGCCTTTGACGAGTGGGCAGATGAACGGGTCAGCGCCTTTGGTGTGGAAGGCTCCGAACGGCTTGGAGAGATTATCAGCGGAAAAAATGTCCTGGCGCTGCTGAGCGGACACACGCATGAGAATATCAATACCACCTTTTACGGCGTACCAGCCTATACAGCTGAGAGCACTGCTTTTGGTGTGGCCATCAATGAAAAGGGGATGTACATGACCCCGGCAGCAGGCTTTAATCTCTGCACGGTAACAGACCGTACGCTTCGGGTTGAGACCCTGTCTTATCCGCCGAATGACCAGCCTATTACAGAGCCTATCCCTCTGGAAGCGCTTGGACAGATGATGAAAAACGCGTAA
- a CDS encoding ClC family H(+)/Cl(-) exchange transporter, whose amino-acid sequence MREVFKPVENSTENLIAHTRNMKYLLAMEGIFVGMIAGGIAIIYRLALNFSEKNMSFILSYAGEHHWAIAAWFAALIVMAVIVGRMVKWEPMISGSGIPQVEGELQGYFEEPWLKVIIGKLVGGILCIIGGLSLGREGPSVQLGAMGGKGFSRIFKRLNIEERYLMTCGASAGLAAAFNAPLAGIMFALEEVHKNFSATVLFSAMTASVTADFVSKYVFGLGSVFQFRVDSSIPLKYYGFIILLGIILGAGGAFYNKVLAGTQDLYARMTFLKAEFRPVIPFLMAGILGLTLPQVLGGGHMMIELLAPGNLPLTMILLLLVVKFIFSMFSFGSGAPGGIFFPLLVLGAYIGGFYGMVVVRGMGMDPQLINNFIILAMAGYFTAIVRAPITGIVLISEMTGSFTHLLSLSVVAITAEITAAALKSEPVYEMLLDRIVARRGEEPVPETSNKTLIAVSVHHSCGLVGKRIWEIQWPENCLLVAIRRGEKELIPKGDTKIRPSDTIVALANETDLNRVNTELHALCEEAPAAGNG is encoded by the coding sequence GTGAGAGAAGTGTTTAAGCCTGTTGAGAACAGCACAGAAAATTTAATAGCCCATACGCGTAATATGAAATACCTCTTGGCTATGGAGGGGATATTTGTCGGTATGATCGCAGGCGGTATCGCGATTATCTACCGGCTGGCCCTGAACTTTTCAGAGAAGAACATGAGCTTTATTTTATCCTACGCGGGTGAACACCACTGGGCCATTGCGGCATGGTTTGCCGCCCTTATCGTTATGGCGGTAATTGTCGGGAGAATGGTCAAGTGGGAGCCGATGATCTCAGGAAGCGGTATTCCCCAGGTAGAAGGGGAGCTTCAGGGATATTTTGAAGAGCCCTGGCTCAAAGTTATCATCGGAAAATTAGTAGGGGGGATTCTCTGCATTATTGGGGGGTTATCCCTGGGGCGTGAAGGCCCGTCTGTGCAGCTTGGCGCCATGGGTGGCAAGGGCTTTTCGAGGATTTTTAAACGCCTTAACATTGAAGAACGCTACCTGATGACCTGCGGGGCAAGCGCAGGGCTGGCAGCGGCATTTAACGCGCCGCTGGCAGGCATTATGTTTGCTCTGGAGGAGGTTCACAAAAACTTCTCAGCAACCGTACTTTTTTCTGCCATGACGGCTTCCGTCACTGCAGACTTTGTTTCAAAATATGTTTTTGGCCTGGGTTCGGTATTTCAGTTTCGGGTAGACTCCTCGATTCCGCTGAAATACTATGGCTTTATCATTCTTTTGGGAATTATTCTGGGAGCAGGCGGCGCTTTTTACAATAAGGTGCTGGCAGGTACCCAGGATTTATACGCCAGGATGACCTTTTTAAAAGCTGAATTCCGTCCGGTTATCCCATTTTTAATGGCTGGGATTCTGGGCCTTACGCTGCCCCAGGTATTGGGCGGCGGACACATGATGATCGAGCTTCTGGCGCCGGGTAATCTGCCCCTGACCATGATCCTGCTGCTGCTGGTGGTGAAGTTTATTTTTTCCATGTTCAGCTTTGGTTCCGGTGCGCCGGGCGGTATCTTTTTTCCTCTTTTAGTTTTGGGCGCGTACATCGGTGGATTTTATGGCATGGTCGTTGTCCGGGGAATGGGGATGGACCCGCAGCTCATCAATAATTTTATCATTCTGGCAATGGCCGGTTACTTTACTGCCATTGTCCGCGCGCCTATTACAGGAATCGTCCTGATTTCTGAGATGACTGGCTCCTTTACCCATCTGCTGTCTTTGTCGGTTGTCGCCATCACTGCTGAGATCACTGCGGCAGCGCTTAAATCTGAACCGGTCTATGAAATGCTGCTTGACCGTATTGTCGCGAGACGCGGTGAAGAGCCAGTTCCGGAAACCAGCAACAAAACGCTGATCGCTGTCTCTGTACACCACAGCTGCGGTCTGGTCGGAAAGCGTATCTGGGAAATTCAATGGCCGGAGAATTGCCTGCTGGTGGCTATCCGAAGGGGAGAAAAAGAACTGATCCCCAAGGGTGACACTAAAATAAGGCCAAGCGACACCATTGTGGCTCTGGCAAATGAGACAGACCTGAACAGGGTAAATACAGAGCTGCACGCTCTATGTGAGGAAGCGCCTGCCGCCGGCAACGGCTGA
- a CDS encoding ABC transporter ATP-binding protein, translated as MGKIAIEHLVKDFNKTKVLKDISLEIEDGSFTILLGPSGCGKSTLLRIIAGLETPTSGGLFIDDKDVTDSEPKDREIAMVFQNYALYPHMSVFKNVEYGLKIKKIPKEERRKMVDDVLKMVDLSDQAEKLPAQMSGGQRQRVALARAIVKDPRVFLMDEPLSNLDAKLRTQMRFELIEMYKKVKNTFLYVTHDQVEAMSMGTYIVVMNQGEIMQKGTPKEIYTNPANLFVAQFIGAPPTNIIDMNHFYLGVRPENIKIGSAGRKDAFRLPASVLSKEELGGESIYHLETRFGKVNVKTPTCWNTLPPQVELAFDRSDAMLFGKDGSRMGVTGDEVQALENMLAS; from the coding sequence ATGGGAAAAATAGCGATAGAGCATCTCGTGAAGGATTTTAACAAAACCAAGGTATTAAAGGATATCTCTCTGGAAATTGAGGATGGCTCCTTTACAATTCTGTTGGGGCCATCGGGCTGCGGAAAATCAACGCTGCTCCGGATTATCGCAGGTCTTGAGACGCCTACCTCCGGCGGGCTTTTCATCGACGATAAAGATGTGACCGACAGCGAGCCGAAGGACCGGGAGATCGCCATGGTTTTTCAGAATTATGCCCTTTATCCCCATATGAGCGTTTTTAAAAATGTGGAGTATGGACTGAAGATTAAGAAAATCCCAAAGGAGGAACGCCGAAAAATGGTGGACGACGTCTTGAAGATGGTTGATCTGTCGGACCAGGCAGAAAAACTGCCTGCCCAGATGTCCGGCGGACAGCGGCAGCGTGTGGCGCTGGCCCGGGCCATTGTCAAAGACCCGCGGGTTTTTCTCATGGATGAGCCTTTGTCCAATCTGGACGCTAAGCTAAGAACTCAGATGCGCTTTGAGCTCATCGAAATGTATAAAAAGGTCAAAAACACCTTTTTATACGTCACTCATGACCAGGTTGAGGCAATGTCCATGGGTACTTATATCGTGGTCATGAACCAGGGGGAGATTATGCAGAAGGGAACCCCGAAGGAGATATACACCAACCCTGCCAATCTCTTTGTGGCGCAGTTTATCGGCGCGCCGCCCACCAATATCATTGACATGAATCACTTTTATCTTGGTGTACGTCCGGAAAATATTAAAATCGGAAGTGCCGGAAGGAAGGATGCCTTCCGGCTGCCAGCCTCTGTCCTGTCAAAAGAAGAGCTGGGCGGAGAGTCCATCTATCATCTTGAGACGCGCTTTGGCAAGGTTAATGTCAAGACGCCGACCTGCTGGAATACCCTGCCGCCACAGGTGGAACTGGCCTTTGATCGCAGTGACGCCATGCTGTTCGGAAAAGACGGCAGCCGCATGGGCGTGACGGGTGACGAGGTACAGGCGCTTGAGAATATGCTGGCGTCTTAG